Proteins from a genomic interval of Cucumis melo cultivar AY chromosome 7, USDA_Cmelo_AY_1.0, whole genome shotgun sequence:
- the LOC103492932 gene encoding probable LRR receptor-like serine/threonine-protein kinase At1g53430 — translation MDFPGSLLIRILAFFLLWILLFQGFGSDAQLLPQSEVKILQTISSKLENLSWNVTRSSCIRGEGFSNQAFQGNQILRNISCNCTSTLCHVTIVLLKGLNLTGTFPAEFGNLTHLQELDLTRNHINGQLPSSLANAPLVKLSLLGNRLNGSIPKEIGDIGTLEELVLEDNQLTGSLPASLGNLNGLKRLLLSANNFTGKIPDSFGKLTNLVDFRVDGNGLSGKIPEFIGNWINLDRLDMQGTSMENPIPSTISQLKNLTQLRISDLKGSFISFPNLTDMINMEELVLRNCLINDSIPEYIGEMNKLSTLDLSFNHLNGEIPDTFQNLMKKKIDFMFLTNNSLSGEVPGWILRSKKNIDLSYNNFSGSTLASCQQSPVNLIASYPPATNHQVPWCLKKDLPCSGEAEYHSLFINCGGTRVTADGHDFEEDLTTEGKSNFFSVSEKWAYSSTGVFLGDENADYLATNKFGLNVSGPRYYQNARLSPLSLKYYGLCLRSGSYNVKLHFAEIMYSNDQTFSSLGKRIFDISIQGKLVKKDFNIMEAAGGVGKNFTVEDKNVLVNGSTLEIHLYWAGKGTTAVPDRGVYGPLISAITVTPNFKINEGGLSSGALAGIIIASCVVVIILVLVFLWVKGYIFKKENLDNELSGIDLQTGHFTLKQIKAATNNFDPKSKIGEGGFGPVYKGVLSDGALIAVKQLSSKSKQGSREFVTEIGMISALQHPNLVKLYGCCVEGNQLLLVYEYMENNSLARALFGREEQRLHLDWRTRKKICLEIARGLAYLHEESRLKIVHRDIKATNVLLDKDLNAKISDFGLAKLDEEENTHISTRIAGTIGYMAPEYAMRGYLTDKADVYSFGIVALEIVSGKSNTNYRPKEEFVYLLDWAYVLEEQGNLLELVDPDLGSNYSSEEAMRMLNVALLCTNPSPTLRPAMSSVVSMLEGKIAVQAPIIKRTSSGQDPRFRAFEKLSHDSRSQISSSTASDAEPQKSMLMDGPCPDSSVSIDTNGNNHYHSASRDPVENHRRVDNLKESPN, via the exons TAAAAATTCTTCAAACAATATCTTCAAAACTAGAGAACTTAAGCTGGAATGTAACTCGGAGTTCTTGCATTCGAGGTGAAGGCTTTTCCAATCAAGCTTTTCAGGGGAACCAAATCTTGAGGAATATCTCATGCAATTGTACTTCCACTCTTTGTCATGTGACAATTGT CCTGCTTAAGGGTCTCAATCTAACAGGAACTTTTCCAGCTGAATTTGGTAATCTTACTCATCTGCAGGAACT TGATCTTACTCGCAACCATATTAATGGCCAGCTACCCAGTAGCCTTGCCAATGCTCCTCTTGTCAAACT TTCTCTCTTGGGAAACAGGCTAAATGGTTCAATTCCCAAGGAAATTGGTGACATTGGCACCCTCGAAGAGCT GGTCTTGGAAGACAACCAGCTAACTGGAAGTCTACCTGCCAGCCTTGGAAATCTGAACGGTTTGAAAAGACT GCTTCTGTCTGCAAACAACTTCACAGGAAAAATACCAGACTCATTTGGAAAATTAACGAACTTGGTTGATTT TAGAGTAGATGGGAATGGACTGTCTGGAAAGATTCCTGAATTTATTGGGAATTGGATCAACCTTGACAGACT GGATATGCAAGGAACATCGATGGAAAATCCCATTCCTTCTACAATATCTCAACTGAAGAACCTGACTCAATT GAGGATATCTGACTTGAAGGGATCCTTTATAAGTTTCCCCAATTTGACAGATATGATAAACATGGAAGAATT GGTCCTGAGGAACTGTTTAATTAACGATTCGATCCCTGAGTATATTGGAGAAATGAACAAATTATCTACTCT GGATCTAAGCTTCAACCATTTAAATGGTGAAATTCCTGATACATTTCAGAATCTGATGAAGAAAAAGATAGACTTCAT GTTTCTGACAAACAACTCACTGAGTGGTGAAGTGCCCGGTTGGATCTTGAGGAGCAAAAAGAACAT AGATTTGTCTTACAACAATTTTTCGGGGTCCACTCTTGCTAGTTGCCAACAATCACCTGT gAACTTGATTGCAAGTTACCCACCCGCCACAAATCATCA AGTTCCTTGGTGCCTCAAGAAAGACCTTCCATGCTCGGGAGAAGCTGAAT ACCATTCCCTGTTTATTAACTGTGGAGGAACTAGAGTGACGGCTGATGGGCATGATTTTGAAGAGGACTTAACTACAGAAGGCAAATCAAATTTCTTTTCTGTTTCAGAAAAATGGGCTTATAGCAGTACAGGAGTTTTTTTGGGTGATGAAAATGCTGACTATTTAGCTACAAATAAGTTCGGCCTGAATGTGAGTGGTCCACGCTATTATCAAAATGCCCGACTTTCCCCTCTCTCCCTAAAATATTATGGCCTTTGCCTGCGAAGCGGAAGCTACAATGTGAAGCTCCACTTTGCTGAAATTATGTACTCTAATGATCAAACTTTTAGCAGCCTGGGAAAGCGTATATTTGATATATCAATTCAA GGAAAACTAGTGAAGAAGGATTTCAATATTATGGAGGCAGCTGGGGGAGTTGGTAAGAACTTCACAGTGGAAGATAAAAATGTTCTTGTCAATGGCAGTACTCTTGAGATTCATCTATATTGGGCTGGTAAAGGAACCACAGCTGTGCCAGACAGAGGAGTTTATGGTCCCCTTATTTCTGCTATCACAGTTACACCAA ACTTTAAAATCAATGAGGGAGGACTATCATCTGGAGCACTTGCCGGCATCATAATAGCTTCATGTGTAGTAGTTATCATATTGGTCCTAGTATTTCTTTGGGTGAAAGGTTACATATTTAAGAAGGAAAACCTAGATAATG AACTTTCTGGCATAGATTTACAAACGGGTCATTTTACCTTGAAACAAATTAAAGCTGCCACCAACAATTTTGATCCTAAAAGTAAAATAGGCGAAGGTGGATTTGGGCCTGTCTACAAG GGTGTATTATCAGATGGTGCTTTGATTGCCGTGAAGCAACTCTCCTCGAAATCGAAGCAAGGGAGCCGTGAGTTTGTTACTGAGATTGGCATGATATCTGCATTGCAACACCCAAACCTTGTTAAGCTCTATGGCTGCTGCGTTGAGGGAAACCAATTGTTGCTTGTATATGAATATATGGAAAACAATAGCCTTGCTCGTGCACTTTTCG GTCGAGAGGAACAGCGGCTACACCTTGACTGGCGAACAAGGAAGAAGATATGCTTGGAGATAGCTAGGGGATTAGCTTACCTTCATGAAGAATCAAGGTTGAAAATTGTTCATAGAGACATCAAGGCCACAAATGTGCTGCTCGATAAAGATCTTAACGCTAAGATTTCTGATTTTGGTTTGGCTAAGCTTGATGAAGAGGAAAACACCCACATCAGTACACGAATTGCTGGAACCAT TGGTTATATGGCCCCTGAGTATGCAATGAGAGGATACTTGACCGACAAGGCAGATGTTTACAGCTTTGGAATAGTTGCCTTAGAGATAGTTAGCGGGAAAAGTAACACAAATTACCGGCCGAAAGAAGAGTTTGTTTATCTTCTTGATTGG GCCTATGTATTGGAAGAGCAAGGTAACCTTCTAGAACTAGTAGATCCAGACCTTGGTTCAAATTACTCATCAGAGGAAGCAATGAGGATGCTGAACGTAGCTCTCTTATGCACCAACCCATCTCCAACTCTCAGACCAGCCATGTCTTCTGTGGTGAGTATGCTTGAAGGTAAGATTGCAGTCCAAGCACCGATCATCAAGCGCACTTCTTCCGGCCAAGATCCAAGGTTTAGAGCCTTCGAGAAGCTCTCACACGACAGTCGATCACAGATTTCAAGCTCAACCGCATCTGATGCTGAGCCTCAAAAAAGTATGTTAATGGATGGGCCATGTCCTGATTCTTCAGTGTCTATTGATACCAATGGCAATAATCACTACCATTCTGCATCGCGTGATCCCGTTGAGAATCATCGTCGTGTGGATAATTTGAAGGAGTCACCTAATTAA